GCCCCTTGGTCTCCACCACGTGCAGGCCCGGAACCTGCTTCAGCAGCTCCGGCAGGTTCTTCTGCTCCCCCCTCATCTCCTGGGGACGCACCACCGTGACCGACCCCGGCGAGAGGAGCAGCGTGTCCTCGTTCTCCGCTACCGAGACGACCCGTTCCTCCGGAAGCTCTACGGCCTCTCGGAGCGGAGCCGCATCCGCGAGGTTCACCCAGAAAATAAACGGCGTCATGACGACGCAAAGAAACGCTCGGCCCCTCATCGGCGAACATCCCCCCGTCGGAAGTGTGAGACAAAACAGGGGAAACCCTTCAAAGGGCTTCCCCTGGAGAAAGCGAACA
This genomic window from Fretibacterium sp. OH1220_COT-178 contains:
- a CDS encoding TonB-dependent receptor, which gives rise to MRGRAFLCVVMTPFIFWVNLADAAPLREAVELPEERVVSVAENEDTLLLSPGSVTVVRPQEMRGEQKNLPELLKQVPGLHVVETKGRGAYTVASIRGSSAAQVAVYVDGVLMNLGSEAAVDLSTIPVENVERI